The following coding sequences lie in one Mesorhizobium sp. DCY119 genomic window:
- the eutA gene encoding ectoine utilization protein EutA, whose translation MKPLPEIRMSQARPMLDDRPMAKRVGLIALATDHTSEVDFQRMVAGPRIGVYVARIDYANPTTPENLRKMQPSLTEGARLILPGEELDAICYSCTSASAVIGDDEITAAIQAAKPGVPVVTPTLASVRGLRALGVGKISVLTPYTVETSRPMAAYFAGHGFELVNFTCLGFDDDREMARIPPALLIELARDAIAPGAEALFISCTALRAAGVAADIEKAIGRPVVTSNLASAWNCLRLCGDDKAHPELGRLMTMPLAAD comes from the coding sequence ATGAAACCATTGCCCGAAATCAGGATGAGCCAGGCGCGCCCGATGCTCGACGATCGCCCGATGGCGAAGCGTGTCGGCCTGATCGCGCTTGCGACCGACCACACCTCGGAGGTCGATTTCCAGCGCATGGTCGCCGGTCCACGCATCGGCGTCTATGTCGCCCGCATCGACTACGCCAATCCGACGACGCCGGAAAACCTGCGCAAGATGCAGCCGTCGCTGACCGAAGGCGCAAGGCTGATCCTGCCGGGCGAGGAACTCGACGCGATCTGCTATTCCTGCACCTCCGCTTCGGCGGTGATCGGCGACGACGAAATAACGGCGGCAATCCAGGCGGCAAAGCCCGGTGTGCCGGTCGTTACGCCGACCCTGGCCAGCGTGCGCGGCCTGCGGGCGCTCGGCGTCGGCAAGATCAGCGTGCTGACGCCCTATACGGTCGAGACGAGCCGGCCGATGGCGGCTTACTTTGCCGGCCACGGTTTTGAGCTCGTCAACTTCACCTGCCTTGGTTTCGACGACGATCGCGAGATGGCGCGGATACCGCCTGCGCTGCTGATCGAGCTGGCGCGCGATGCCATCGCGCCGGGTGCGGAAGCGCTGTTCATTTCCTGCACGGCTCTGCGGGCTGCTGGCGTCGCTGCCGATATCGAGAAGGCGATCGGCAGGCCTGTCGTTACCAGCAATCTCGCCAGCGCCTGGAACTGTCTGCGCCTGTGCGGAGACGACAAAGCGCATCCAGAACTCGGCCGGCTGATGACCATGCCGCTGGCGGCAGACTGA
- the ehuA gene encoding ectoine/hydroxyectoine ABC transporter ATP-binding protein EhuA, translating to MSQPIIKIDGITKSFGSFKVLDGLSLEVKPAEKLALIGPSGSGKTTILRILMTLESIDGGHIQIDGEHLYHMERNGQLLPADERHLARMRQKIGMVFQLFNLFPHKSVIENVTLAPMLTKGVKKADAEKRAMELLDMVGMADKAKSMPAQLSGGQKQRVAIARALALSPKIMLFDEVTSALDPELVEEVLNVMRKLAAETDMTMLLVTHEMGFAHDFADRVLFFDRGKIVEEGKPDDIFRHPKQERTQAFLRKIIAAGHRV from the coding sequence ATGTCCCAGCCTATCATCAAGATCGACGGCATCACCAAGAGCTTCGGCTCGTTCAAGGTGCTCGACGGCCTCTCGCTGGAGGTCAAGCCGGCTGAGAAGCTGGCGCTGATCGGCCCGTCCGGTTCCGGCAAGACGACGATCCTGCGCATCCTGATGACGCTGGAAAGCATCGATGGCGGCCATATCCAGATCGACGGCGAGCATCTCTACCACATGGAGCGCAACGGCCAGTTGCTGCCGGCCGACGAGCGGCATCTGGCCAGAATGCGCCAGAAGATCGGCATGGTCTTCCAGCTGTTCAACCTGTTTCCGCACAAATCCGTCATCGAGAATGTCACGCTGGCGCCGATGCTGACCAAGGGCGTGAAAAAAGCCGACGCCGAAAAGCGGGCGATGGAACTGCTCGACATGGTCGGCATGGCCGACAAGGCGAAATCGATGCCGGCGCAGCTTTCCGGCGGCCAGAAGCAGCGCGTGGCGATTGCCCGCGCGCTGGCGCTGTCGCCCAAGATCATGCTGTTCGACGAAGTCACCTCCGCACTCGACCCGGAACTGGTCGAGGAAGTGCTGAACGTCATGCGCAAGCTGGCGGCCGAGACCGACATGACGATGCTGCTGGTGACGCATGAAATGGGCTTTGCCCATGATTTCGCCGACCGCGTGCTGTTTTTCGATCGCGGCAAGATCGTTGAGGAAGGCAAGCCCGACGACATCTTCCGCCATCCCAAGCAGGAACGCACGCAGGCATTCCTCAGAAAGATCATAGCGGCCGGACACCGCGTCTGA
- the ehuB gene encoding ectoine/hydroxyectoine ABC transporter substrate-binding protein EhuB, with the protein MNKIKVLLAGTACVVALAAFVATGPVSADDSKLEQLKAQGFARIAIANEPPFTAVGADGKVSGAAPDVAREIFKRLGVADVVASISEYGAMIPGLQAGRHDAVTAGLFMKPERCAAVAYSEPVLCDAEAFLLKKGNPKGFQSYADIAKDPSGTIGAPGGGTEEKLALEAGVPRDRVIVVPDGQSGLKMLQDGRIDAYSLPVLSINDLVKKANDPSLEVVAPVVGAPVYCDGAAFKKGDEALRDAFDVELAKLKESGEFAKIIEPYGFSAKAAMSTTREKLCSAK; encoded by the coding sequence ATGAACAAGATCAAGGTTTTATTGGCAGGAACGGCCTGCGTGGTCGCGCTTGCTGCCTTTGTCGCGACTGGGCCGGTTTCGGCTGACGACAGCAAGCTGGAGCAGCTGAAGGCGCAGGGCTTTGCCCGCATCGCCATCGCCAACGAGCCACCTTTCACCGCGGTCGGCGCAGACGGCAAGGTTTCGGGCGCGGCCCCCGACGTGGCGCGTGAAATCTTCAAGCGCCTCGGCGTCGCCGATGTCGTGGCCTCCATCTCGGAATATGGCGCGATGATCCCTGGCTTGCAGGCCGGCCGCCATGATGCGGTCACCGCCGGGCTTTTCATGAAGCCTGAGCGCTGTGCTGCAGTCGCTTACTCCGAGCCAGTGCTGTGCGACGCCGAAGCCTTCCTCTTGAAGAAGGGCAACCCGAAGGGTTTCCAGAGCTATGCCGACATCGCCAAGGACCCGTCGGGCACGATCGGGGCGCCGGGCGGCGGCACCGAGGAAAAGCTGGCGCTCGAAGCCGGCGTGCCGCGTGACCGCGTCATCGTCGTTCCGGACGGCCAGAGCGGCCTGAAGATGCTGCAGGACGGCCGCATCGACGCCTATTCGCTGCCGGTTCTGTCGATCAACGATCTCGTCAAGAAGGCCAACGACCCGAGCCTCGAAGTCGTTGCTCCAGTCGTCGGCGCGCCGGTCTATTGCGATGGCGCCGCCTTCAAGAAGGGCGACGAAGCTTTGCGCGATGCCTTCGACGTGGAGCTCGCCAAGCTGAAGGAATCCGGCGAATTCGCCAAGATCATCGAGCCCTACGGCTTCTCGGCCAAGGCAGCGATGTCGACGACGCGCGAAAAGCTCTGCTCGGCAAAGTAA
- the eutC gene encoding ectoine utilization protein EutC yields MSRMTILTEADLRKIVTLDLEAVACVENAFHALATKAVAMPPILRLDIPEHRGEVDVKTAYVPGIDGFAIKISPGFFDNPKLGLPSLNGMMVLLSVRTGLVEALLLDNGYLTDVRTAAAGAVAAKHLAREDSQIAAIFGAGVQAGLQLEALTLVRPIREARIWARDLGKAEIAAQQFAERLGIVVRAEPDAEKAVAGADIIVTTTPSDRPILKAEWLEPGQHITAMGSDSEHKNELDPAIIAKADLYVADRLSQTRLLGELHHAIKAGLVVESAVFAELGEVIAKAKPGRASDRHITVADLTGTGVQDTAIATLASERAKAAGAGATFES; encoded by the coding sequence ATGAGCCGCATGACCATCCTCACCGAAGCCGATCTGCGCAAGATCGTCACGCTCGATCTGGAAGCGGTCGCCTGCGTCGAAAACGCTTTCCATGCGCTGGCGACGAAAGCGGTCGCCATGCCGCCGATCCTGCGGCTCGACATTCCCGAGCATCGCGGCGAGGTCGACGTGAAGACGGCCTATGTGCCGGGCATCGACGGATTTGCCATCAAAATCAGCCCCGGCTTCTTCGACAATCCCAAGCTCGGCCTGCCGAGCCTCAACGGCATGATGGTGCTGCTCTCAGTGCGAACCGGTCTGGTCGAGGCGCTGCTGCTCGACAATGGCTACCTCACCGACGTGCGCACCGCCGCTGCCGGTGCTGTCGCGGCAAAGCATCTGGCGCGCGAGGATTCGCAAATTGCTGCGATTTTTGGCGCAGGCGTTCAGGCCGGTTTGCAGCTTGAGGCACTCACACTGGTGCGCCCGATAAGGGAAGCGCGCATCTGGGCGCGCGATCTGGGCAAGGCCGAGATCGCGGCGCAGCAGTTTGCCGAACGCCTTGGAATTGTGGTGCGCGCCGAACCCGACGCCGAAAAGGCCGTTGCGGGCGCCGACATCATCGTCACCACCACGCCTTCCGACCGTCCGATCCTGAAAGCCGAATGGCTGGAGCCGGGGCAGCATATCACCGCCATGGGTTCGGATTCCGAGCACAAGAACGAACTCGATCCCGCAATCATTGCCAAGGCCGATCTCTACGTCGCCGACAGGCTGAGCCAGACGCGGCTGCTGGGCGAACTGCATCACGCGATCAAGGCAGGACTGGTTGTGGAGAGCGCGGTGTTTGCCGAACTCGGCGAGGTGATCGCGAAAGCGAAGCCGGGCCGCGCGTCGGATCGGCACATCACTGTCGCCGACCTGACCGGCACAGGCGTGCAGGACACGGCAATCGCTACGCTGGCAAGCGAGCGCGCCAAGGCGGCAGGTGCCGGCGCTACATTCGAAAGCTGA
- the guaB gene encoding IMP dehydrogenase, protein MAKIIETATGATALTFDDVLLQPGHSEVMPGETDVRTVIAGDIELNIPILSAAMDTVTDSRLAIAMAQAGGIGVIHRNFTPAEQAEQVRQVKKFESGMVVNPVTIGPDATLADAQTLMRNHGISGIPVVENGGSGGQIVGRLVGILTNRDVRFATDPAQKVYELMTRENLITVKENVDQTEAKRLLHQHRIEKLVVVDKAGNCVGLITVKDIEKSQLNPNATKDSQGRLRAAAATSVGEDGFERAERLIDAGVDLLVIDTAHGHSQRVLDAVTRAKKLSNSVRIMAGNVATAAGTQALIDAGADAVKVGIGPGSICTTRIVAGVGVPQLSAIMSAVETAHKSGVSVIADGGIKYSGDLAKALAAGASAAMVGSLLAGTDESPGEVYLYQGRSFKAYRGMGSVGAMARGSADRYFQAEVRDTLKLVPEGIEGQVPYKGPVSGVLHQLAGGLKAAMGYVGGRDLADFRERATFVRISNAGLRESHTHDVTITRESPNYPGGF, encoded by the coding sequence ATGGCAAAAATCATAGAAACCGCGACGGGCGCGACGGCGCTTACTTTTGACGACGTGCTCCTGCAGCCCGGCCATTCGGAAGTCATGCCGGGTGAGACGGACGTCCGCACCGTCATTGCCGGCGACATAGAACTCAACATTCCGATCCTTTCCGCGGCCATGGATACCGTGACCGACTCACGGCTGGCCATTGCCATGGCCCAGGCCGGCGGCATCGGCGTCATCCACCGCAATTTCACGCCTGCCGAGCAGGCCGAGCAGGTACGCCAGGTCAAGAAGTTCGAGTCCGGCATGGTTGTGAACCCTGTCACGATCGGGCCGGATGCGACGCTGGCCGATGCGCAGACGCTGATGCGCAATCATGGCATCTCCGGCATTCCGGTCGTCGAGAATGGCGGCTCGGGCGGGCAGATCGTTGGCCGGCTTGTCGGCATCCTGACCAATCGCGACGTGCGCTTCGCCACCGATCCCGCTCAGAAAGTCTATGAGCTGATGACGCGGGAAAACCTGATCACGGTCAAGGAGAACGTCGACCAGACCGAGGCCAAGCGGCTGCTGCACCAGCACCGCATCGAGAAGCTGGTTGTGGTCGACAAGGCCGGCAACTGCGTCGGCCTTATCACCGTCAAGGATATCGAGAAGTCGCAGCTCAACCCGAACGCCACCAAGGATTCGCAGGGCCGCCTGCGCGCTGCCGCTGCAACCAGCGTCGGCGAGGACGGTTTCGAGCGCGCCGAACGCCTGATCGATGCCGGCGTTGACCTGCTCGTCATCGATACCGCGCACGGCCATTCGCAGCGCGTTCTCGACGCCGTCACTCGCGCAAAGAAGCTGTCGAACTCGGTGCGCATCATGGCCGGCAACGTGGCGACGGCGGCGGGAACGCAGGCGCTGATCGATGCCGGCGCGGATGCCGTCAAGGTCGGCATCGGGCCGGGCTCGATCTGCACGACGCGCATCGTCGCTGGCGTCGGCGTTCCGCAATTGTCGGCCATCATGTCGGCTGTCGAGACGGCGCATAAATCCGGCGTGTCGGTCATCGCCGATGGCGGCATCAAATATTCCGGCGACCTGGCCAAGGCGCTGGCCGCTGGCGCCAGTGCTGCGATGGTCGGCTCGCTGCTGGCCGGCACGGACGAAAGCCCCGGCGAGGTCTATCTCTATCAGGGCCGCTCGTTCAAAGCCTATCGCGGCATGGGTTCGGTCGGCGCCATGGCGCGCGGCTCGGCCGATCGCTACTTCCAGGCGGAAGTGCGCGACACGCTGAAGCTGGTTCCCGAAGGCATCGAAGGTCAGGTGCCGTACAAGGGCCCGGTCTCGGGCGTGCTGCATCAGCTTGCCGGCGGCCTCAAGGCTGCGATGGGCTATGTCGGCGGCCGCGATCTTGCAGACTTCCGCGAGCGCGCCACCTTCGTGCGCATCTCCAATGCGGGCCTGCGTGAAAGCCACACCCATGACGTGACGATCACGCGCGAAAGCCCGAACTACCCCGGCGGCTTCTGA
- the eutB gene encoding hydroxyectoine utilization dehydratase EutB, translating into MTDFVTLHDIQTARSHIAGKIVHTPTVQSVALSEIAGVPVFLKLEHRQTTGAFKLRGASNAVAMLSDNERKRGVVAASTGNHGRALAYAASLEGIRAIICMSSLVPQNKVDEIRRLGAEIRIVGKSQDDAQEEVDRLVAGRQLVMVPPFDHSAVIAGQGTIGLEMLDDVPDTVTVVVPVSGGGLGAGIAAAVKGLKPSIKVVGVSMERGAAMKASFDAGRPVLVKEMQSLADSLGGGIGLDNRMTFAMCRDLLDDLVLLSEDEIATGIRHAYAVEREIVEGAAAVGIGALLAGKIKSSGPVVLVLSGRNIDMELHRKIVCGERDPFAEIAA; encoded by the coding sequence ATGACTGATTTCGTTACCCTTCACGACATCCAGACCGCGCGTTCACACATCGCCGGCAAGATCGTCCACACGCCCACCGTGCAGTCCGTAGCGCTGTCGGAGATCGCCGGCGTGCCGGTTTTCCTGAAGCTCGAGCATCGCCAGACAACCGGTGCATTCAAATTGCGCGGCGCATCCAACGCCGTTGCAATGCTTTCGGATAACGAAAGAAAGCGCGGCGTGGTGGCTGCATCGACCGGAAACCATGGCCGCGCGCTGGCCTATGCCGCCTCGCTGGAAGGCATTCGCGCGATCATCTGCATGTCCAGCCTGGTGCCGCAGAACAAGGTCGATGAAATCCGCAGGCTGGGTGCCGAGATACGCATCGTTGGAAAATCCCAGGACGACGCGCAGGAAGAGGTTGACCGTCTGGTGGCTGGAAGGCAACTTGTGATGGTACCGCCGTTCGATCATTCGGCGGTCATCGCGGGTCAGGGAACCATCGGGCTGGAAATGCTCGACGACGTGCCGGACACCGTGACGGTGGTGGTGCCGGTTTCGGGCGGGGGGCTTGGAGCCGGCATCGCCGCTGCCGTCAAGGGCCTCAAACCTTCCATAAAAGTCGTCGGCGTCTCTATGGAACGCGGCGCGGCGATGAAGGCGAGCTTCGACGCTGGCCGGCCGGTGCTGGTAAAGGAAATGCAGAGCCTTGCCGATTCGCTAGGCGGCGGCATCGGCCTCGACAACCGCATGACATTTGCGATGTGCCGCGACCTGCTCGACGATCTGGTGCTGCTGTCCGAAGACGAGATCGCAACCGGGATCCGGCATGCCTATGCGGTCGAGCGCGAGATCGTCGAAGGGGCAGCGGCAGTCGGCATCGGCGCGCTGCTTGCCGGCAAGATCAAATCGAGCGGCCCGGTCGTCTTGGTCCTGTCCGGACGCAATATCGACATGGAATTGCACCGGAAGATCGTCTGCGGCGAGCGCGACCCGTTTGCGGAGATCGCCGCATGA
- the ehuD gene encoding ectoine/hydroxyectoine ABC transporter permease subunit EhuD: MEWDWDFVWQIMPTLIQGVKITILATLLGSVLAAVVGLGIALARRSPNKLLSRPVGFLAEFIRGTPLLVQLYFIFYVLPDIGITLSPMVAGVIGLGLHYGTYTAEVYRAGIDNVPRGQWEAAKACNLSARQTWMQIILPQALPPMIPALANYFIAMFKETPLLSAITVLELMNQAKSVANSSYRYVEPITMVGAFFLIISLISVFALRWLERRYGRIG; this comes from the coding sequence ATGGAGTGGGATTGGGATTTCGTCTGGCAGATCATGCCGACCCTTATCCAGGGCGTGAAGATCACTATTCTGGCGACGCTGCTCGGCTCTGTGCTGGCGGCGGTCGTCGGGCTCGGCATTGCACTGGCGCGCCGCTCGCCGAACAAGCTGCTGTCGCGGCCGGTCGGCTTTCTCGCCGAGTTCATTCGCGGCACGCCGCTTCTGGTCCAGCTCTATTTCATCTTCTACGTGCTGCCCGATATCGGCATCACGCTGTCGCCAATGGTGGCGGGCGTGATCGGGCTTGGGCTGCATTACGGTACCTACACGGCGGAAGTTTACCGCGCCGGCATCGACAATGTGCCGCGCGGCCAGTGGGAGGCGGCGAAGGCCTGTAATCTGAGCGCGCGCCAGACCTGGATGCAGATCATCCTGCCGCAGGCTCTGCCGCCGATGATCCCGGCGCTGGCGAACTATTTCATCGCCATGTTCAAGGAAACGCCGCTGCTCTCGGCCATCACCGTGCTGGAACTGATGAACCAGGCCAAGAGCGTCGCCAATTCCAGCTACCGCTATGTCGAGCCGATCACCATGGTCGGCGCATTCTTCCTCATCATCAGCCTGATCTCGGTCTTCGCATTGCGCTGGCTGGAACGGCGGTATGGGCGGATAGGTTGA
- the doeB gene encoding N(2)-acetyl-L-2,4-diaminobutanoate deacetylase DoeB, translating into MANQRPSPITPTVDFDKPGVQHGFLRLPYSRDDSAWGSVMIPLTVVKNGSGPTALLTGGNHGDEYEGPIALFDLARTLDVKDVSGTVIIVPAMNYPAFRAGTRTSPIDKGNMNRSFPGRPDGTVTEKIADYFQRELLPRADVVLDFHSGGKTLDFVPFCAAHILPDKKQEEQAFAAVKAFSAPFSMRMLEIDAVGMYDTAAEEMGKIFVTTELGGGGTSRAETVRIAKRGTLNVLRHAGIVAGAVDSQPTQWLDMPSGDCFSFAQDEGMIEPVVDLGDAVEAGQVVARIYPVGRTGQAPAEIKAGLSGILTARHFPGLVKPGDCAAVVAVPVD; encoded by the coding sequence ATGGCAAATCAGCGCCCCTCACCAATCACGCCCACCGTCGATTTCGACAAGCCCGGCGTGCAGCACGGTTTCCTGCGGCTGCCCTACAGCCGGGACGATTCGGCCTGGGGCTCGGTGATGATCCCGCTGACGGTGGTGAAGAACGGCAGCGGGCCGACGGCGCTGCTGACCGGGGGCAACCATGGCGACGAATATGAGGGGCCGATCGCACTTTTCGACCTTGCCCGCACGCTCGATGTGAAAGATGTTTCCGGCACGGTCATCATCGTGCCGGCGATGAACTATCCGGCCTTCCGCGCCGGCACGCGCACATCGCCGATCGACAAGGGCAACATGAACCGCAGCTTTCCGGGGCGCCCGGACGGCACGGTGACGGAAAAGATCGCCGACTATTTCCAGCGCGAACTGCTGCCGCGCGCCGATGTCGTGCTCGACTTTCATTCGGGCGGCAAAACACTTGATTTCGTTCCGTTCTGCGCCGCCCACATCCTTCCCGACAAGAAGCAGGAAGAACAGGCATTTGCTGCCGTAAAGGCGTTCTCAGCGCCTTTCTCCATGCGCATGCTGGAGATCGATGCGGTCGGCATGTACGACACCGCCGCCGAGGAAATGGGCAAGATCTTCGTCACGACCGAGCTGGGCGGCGGCGGCACGTCGCGCGCCGAAACCGTACGCATCGCCAAACGCGGCACGCTCAATGTGTTGCGCCATGCCGGCATCGTTGCCGGTGCGGTCGACAGCCAGCCAACGCAATGGCTCGACATGCCGTCAGGCGATTGTTTTTCCTTCGCGCAAGACGAAGGCATGATCGAGCCTGTTGTCGATCTGGGCGACGCGGTCGAGGCAGGGCAGGTGGTCGCCCGCATCTATCCGGTTGGACGCACCGGGCAGGCGCCGGCTGAAATCAAGGCCGGGCTTTCGGGCATCCTCACGGCCCGGCATTTCCCCGGTCTGGTCAAGCCTGGCGATTGCGCGGCAGTGGTCGCCGTGCCGGTCGATTGA
- the doeA gene encoding ectoine hydrolase DoeA (DoeA (degradation of ectoine A) is also called EutD (ectoine utilization D).) has translation MTGPNLKFSRGEYADRLAKTRRAMEAKGVDLLIVSDPSNMAWLTGYDGWSFYVHQAVIVPPQGEPVWYGRGQDANGAKRTAYLAHDNIVGYADHYVQSTERHPMDFLSETLASRGWDKLTIGVEMDNYWFSAAAYAALQKHLPNARFVDTTALVNWQRAVKSAQEIDYMRKAGRIVEAMHQRIVDKIEVGMRKCDLVAEIYDAGTRGVDGIGGDYPAIVPLLPSGVDASAPHLTWDDKPMKSGEGTFFEIAGCYNRYHLPLSRTVFLGKPTQEFLDAEKATLEGMEAGLAAAKPGNTCEDIANAFFAVLKKYGIVKDNRTGYSIGLSYPPDWGERTMSLRPGDKTELKPGMTFHFMTGLWLETMGLEITESILITETGVECLANVPRQLFVKD, from the coding sequence ATGACCGGACCAAACCTCAAATTTTCGCGCGGCGAATATGCGGATCGCCTCGCCAAGACGCGGCGCGCCATGGAAGCCAAGGGCGTCGATCTGCTGATCGTCAGCGATCCGTCCAACATGGCTTGGCTGACCGGTTACGACGGCTGGTCGTTCTACGTGCATCAAGCGGTCATCGTGCCGCCGCAGGGCGAGCCGGTCTGGTACGGTCGCGGGCAGGATGCCAACGGCGCCAAGCGCACCGCCTATTTAGCACACGACAACATCGTCGGTTACGCCGATCATTATGTGCAGTCGACCGAGCGCCATCCGATGGACTTTTTGTCCGAGACGCTTGCATCGCGCGGCTGGGACAAGCTCACCATCGGCGTCGAGATGGACAATTACTGGTTTTCGGCTGCTGCCTACGCTGCGTTGCAGAAGCATCTGCCGAATGCGCGTTTTGTCGACACGACAGCGCTGGTGAACTGGCAGCGCGCGGTCAAGAGCGCGCAGGAGATCGACTATATGCGCAAGGCCGGGCGCATCGTCGAAGCCATGCACCAACGCATCGTCGACAAGATCGAGGTCGGCATGCGCAAATGCGATCTGGTTGCCGAGATCTATGATGCCGGCACGCGCGGTGTTGATGGCATTGGCGGCGACTATCCGGCGATCGTGCCGCTGCTGCCGTCGGGCGTCGATGCGTCTGCGCCGCATCTGACCTGGGACGACAAGCCGATGAAGAGCGGCGAGGGCACCTTCTTCGAGATCGCCGGCTGCTACAATCGCTATCACCTGCCGCTGTCGCGCACCGTCTTTCTCGGCAAGCCGACGCAGGAATTCCTTGATGCCGAGAAGGCGACGCTGGAAGGCATGGAGGCTGGTCTAGCCGCTGCAAAGCCCGGCAATACCTGCGAGGACATCGCCAATGCCTTCTTCGCGGTGCTGAAGAAGTACGGCATCGTCAAGGACAACCGCACCGGCTACTCGATCGGCCTTTCCTATCCGCCGGATTGGGGCGAGCGCACGATGAGCCTGCGTCCCGGCGACAAGACCGAGCTGAAGCCCGGCATGACCTTTCATTTCATGACCGGCCTGTGGCTGGAAACGATGGGGCTGGAGATCACCGAAAGCATCCTGATCACCGAAACCGGCGTGGAGTGCCTGGCCAACGTGCCGCGCCAGCTTTTCGTGAAGGACTAA
- the ehuC gene encoding ectoine/hydroxyectoine ABC transporter permease subunit EhuC, producing the protein MIDWSGYLGLILQGAVVTVELTVMGSALALVMAFVAGLGRLSRFWAVRALATTYIEFFRGTSIFVQLFWAYFVLPFMGITLTPLQAGVLALGLNVGAYGAEVVRGAVQSIGREQYEACVALNLGRWQAMRHVILPQAFLLMLPTFGNNAIELLKATAVVSLISLTDMTFQAQVVRAQTGNTLVPFTTILILYFAIACVISYGMRALERRMARGLDGVRS; encoded by the coding sequence ATGATCGACTGGTCCGGATATCTAGGCCTCATCCTGCAAGGCGCCGTCGTTACCGTCGAACTGACGGTAATGGGCTCGGCGCTGGCGCTGGTGATGGCCTTCGTCGCGGGGCTCGGCCGCCTGTCGCGCTTCTGGGCGGTGCGGGCGCTGGCCACGACCTATATCGAGTTTTTCCGCGGCACCTCGATCTTCGTCCAGCTTTTCTGGGCCTATTTCGTGCTGCCGTTCATGGGCATCACGCTGACGCCGTTGCAGGCGGGCGTGCTGGCGCTGGGCCTGAATGTCGGCGCCTATGGTGCCGAAGTGGTGCGCGGCGCGGTGCAGTCCATCGGCCGCGAGCAATATGAAGCCTGCGTTGCGCTCAATCTCGGCCGCTGGCAGGCGATGCGCCACGTCATCCTGCCGCAGGCGTTTCTCCTGATGCTGCCGACCTTCGGCAACAATGCGATCGAGCTTCTGAAGGCGACCGCCGTCGTCTCGCTGATTTCGCTGACAGACATGACCTTTCAGGCGCAGGTGGTGCGCGCCCAGACCGGCAATACGCTGGTGCCTTTCACCACCATTTTGATCCTCTACTTCGCCATCGCCTGCGTGATTTCCTACGGCATGCGCGCGCTCGAACGGCGCATGGCACGCGGCCTCGACGGCGTGAGGAGCTGA